The genomic stretch AAAGTATGATTATACGCCTTTATGCCAGTAGGCAAATAAATATAAAGTGACAGTTAGTGTCATCTGTTTCATAAAGTGGGCAAATGGCAGTTACTTGTGTCAGGACAAAAGGTTTTGACGCTATGAACATACTGAAATTTTATGAACGTTTCCCCGATGAAGACAGCTGTGCGGTCTATCTGCGCGAACAGCGTGAGCAGCAGGGTGTGATATGCAAAAAGTGCGGAGGATCAGCACATTATTGGCTGTGCAACAAAAAGATGTTCCAGTGCAAACACTGTGATTTCCGCACCAGCTTGAAAAACGGCACGGTGATGGAAAACAGCAACCTTCCCTTGAGGACCTGGCTGCTTGCCATCACCTTTATATCTGCCACCAAAAAGAGCTTCAGCGCCCTGGAACTGCAGCGGCAGATGGGGCATTCCCGATATGCGACCATCTTTGGGCTTCTCCACAAGGTCAGGGAAGTAATGGGAAAAAGGGACGGGCTTTACCAGCTTGAGGATATGGTGGAGTATGACGAAGCCTTTGTGGAAAAAGCGACCAAATCAGATGAAAAACAGGCCCTTAAAAAAGGAAGGGGGAGCCAAAGACAGGCCATAGTGGCCACCATGGCGGAATCCACGATTTTGGAAGACCTTGATACCGGGAAGGACAAAAGCTGCCGTTATTTCAAAATGAAGAAGATCGATGACCTGAAAGCCAAAACGGCCGAAAAACTGGTAAGGGACTTTATAGATAAAGAAGCCGTATTGCAGACCGATGAAAGCACGACTTATATCAATCTGGAGGACTGTGTAGATGTCCATGTTCATGAAATATCCTCATCGGCAGAGGGAAAATTCAACCTTAAATGGGCACATATAGCCATCAGCAACCTGAAAAGCTATCTGAGGACCTACCATATGGTCTCTGAAAGGAAGCTTCAGAACTATCTGGACGAGTTCTGCTATAAGCTAAACAGAAGATACTTCGGCCAAAAATTATTTGACAGGCTGGTCATTGCGGCTATTTACCCTTACTGGCACAATAGCGTATAATCATATTTTAAAGTACTTAAAATGAAGTTTCATAGACAACTATCATAAAAATACATGAGAGTTCTTAAAATTCACCAAAATACCAAGGGTAAAAAAAGTTTTTATAGGATGTTCTTTTCACCAGAGGTGACATGTGTTAATCCAATAGAATATCTCAAGCAATGTAGTATA from Echinicola soli encodes the following:
- a CDS encoding IS1595 family transposase, producing MNILKFYERFPDEDSCAVYLREQREQQGVICKKCGGSAHYWLCNKKMFQCKHCDFRTSLKNGTVMENSNLPLRTWLLAITFISATKKSFSALELQRQMGHSRYATIFGLLHKVREVMGKRDGLYQLEDMVEYDEAFVEKATKSDEKQALKKGRGSQRQAIVATMAESTILEDLDTGKDKSCRYFKMKKIDDLKAKTAEKLVRDFIDKEAVLQTDESTTYINLEDCVDVHVHEISSSAEGKFNLKWAHIAISNLKSYLRTYHMVSERKLQNYLDEFCYKLNRRYFGQKLFDRLVIAAIYPYWHNSV